From the Candidatus Sericytochromatia bacterium genome, one window contains:
- the asnS gene encoding asparagine--tRNA ligase: MTTAANIPTTTIQRLAAHVGQEVELQGWLYNKRSSGKIQFLIVRDGTGLVQVVVVKKEVDEATWEAASSLTQESSLRLRGLVRADDRAPGGFELTGTHVTAVHVVEGEYPISHKEHGVDFLMSHRHLWMRTPRQAAILRIRHTIIQAMRGFLDGQGFTLVDSPILTPAACEGTSTLFETDYFGEPAFLSQSGQLYNEAHALALGKVYCFGPTFRAEKSKTRRHLMEFWMLEPEMAFVDLWGNMEVQEQLVAHVVATVLEKHRQELVDVLERDISRLENIQAPFPRITYDEALAILADKGQVVEWGNDFGAPDETALAEHFERPVFVTHYPAACKAFYMKPDPAREEVVLCADLLAPEGYGEIIGGSQRIDDLATLERKMAEHHVPAEPLQWYLDLRRYGSVPHSGFGIGLERTVAWICGLDHVRETIPFARMLTRIYP; the protein is encoded by the coding sequence CCCACCACCACCATTCAACGCCTGGCGGCCCACGTTGGCCAGGAGGTCGAACTTCAGGGCTGGCTCTACAACAAGCGTTCCAGCGGAAAAATCCAGTTCCTGATCGTCCGCGATGGGACCGGCCTGGTTCAGGTCGTGGTCGTCAAGAAGGAGGTGGATGAGGCCACCTGGGAAGCCGCCTCATCGCTCACGCAGGAGTCGTCCTTGCGTCTGCGCGGCCTCGTGCGGGCCGATGACCGGGCGCCCGGTGGCTTCGAACTCACGGGCACCCACGTCACCGCCGTGCATGTCGTGGAAGGGGAATACCCGATCTCGCACAAGGAGCACGGGGTCGACTTCCTGATGAGTCACCGTCACCTCTGGATGCGGACCCCTCGTCAGGCCGCCATTTTACGGATTCGCCACACCATCATCCAGGCCATGCGAGGCTTCCTGGACGGGCAAGGATTTACCCTGGTCGATTCGCCAATCCTCACGCCGGCAGCCTGCGAAGGCACCTCCACCCTGTTTGAAACGGATTACTTCGGAGAACCCGCCTTCCTGTCCCAGAGCGGCCAGCTTTACAACGAAGCGCACGCCCTGGCGCTCGGCAAGGTCTACTGCTTCGGCCCGACGTTCCGCGCGGAAAAGTCCAAGACGCGCCGCCATCTGATGGAATTCTGGATGTTGGAACCCGAAATGGCCTTCGTAGACCTGTGGGGCAACATGGAAGTCCAGGAACAACTGGTCGCCCACGTGGTCGCCACCGTGCTGGAGAAACACCGCCAGGAGCTGGTGGACGTGCTCGAACGAGACATCTCCCGGCTTGAAAACATTCAAGCGCCCTTCCCGCGCATCACCTACGACGAAGCCCTCGCCATCCTGGCGGACAAGGGTCAGGTGGTGGAGTGGGGCAACGACTTTGGGGCGCCCGATGAAACGGCCCTGGCCGAACATTTCGAGCGTCCCGTGTTCGTAACTCACTACCCCGCGGCCTGCAAGGCTTTCTATATGAAGCCTGACCCCGCCCGAGAAGAGGTGGTCCTGTGCGCCGACCTGCTGGCTCCCGAAGGCTACGGAGAAATCATTGGGGGCTCCCAACGCATCGACGACCTGGCCACGCTCGAACGCAAAATGGCGGAGCATCACGTGCCCGCCGAACCGCTGCAATGGTATCTCGACCTGCGACGCTACGGGTCGGTTCCGCACAGCGGTTTCGGCATCGGCCTTGAGCGCACGGTGGCCTGGATCTGCGGCCTTGACCACGTGCGCGAGACCATTCCCTTCGCCCGGATGTTGACCCGCATCTATCCTTGA
- a CDS encoding D-alanyl-D-alanine carboxypeptidase family protein, whose product MSWIKVITGCALGLVSSAWTISAGAAFAYPAAPGIKAAAAVVIDADSAQVLFERNAHARRAPASTTKIMTSLLAVESGRLDEYVTISKRAASIGESTIYLKEGERLTLRQLTYGVLLSSGNDASTAVAEFLGGGSEARFIEMMNARADAIGMRDTHFSNPHGLPTDNHYSSAYDLAMLLREAAMQPEWNQIAETKWKRIPGFGKVDGRTLKNHNKLLWNYPYATGGKTGFTNAAGRCFVGSAKRGSRRVIQASLASSDLWRDTQSLLQYGLDNFENVAVAKEGEIVGTVPIQAGSSRMVEVIAPRDVTVSLPKGHFDRTALQQVWQLPDELVAPVNQRQPVGQLIVRQGERVLQTVPLVAASAVPIAASPWELLSSWFFPGMVTASLLSLMRLKGLRRRRLNASLDKLPKAAGNKRNPLARESFPRAS is encoded by the coding sequence TTGTCCTGGATCAAGGTCATTACCGGGTGTGCCTTGGGCCTTGTCAGCAGCGCCTGGACCATCTCGGCGGGGGCGGCGTTCGCCTACCCTGCGGCGCCCGGCATCAAGGCCGCCGCCGCGGTGGTCATCGATGCGGACTCGGCGCAGGTGCTGTTCGAACGGAACGCCCACGCCCGTCGGGCCCCGGCCAGCACGACCAAGATCATGACCAGCTTGCTGGCAGTCGAAAGTGGGCGGCTGGATGAGTACGTGACCATCAGCAAGCGCGCGGCCTCCATCGGCGAGTCCACCATCTACCTGAAGGAGGGTGAGCGTCTCACGCTTCGCCAGCTGACCTATGGGGTTCTCCTCAGCAGCGGAAACGATGCCAGTACGGCGGTGGCGGAATTCCTCGGCGGTGGGTCTGAAGCGCGCTTCATCGAGATGATGAACGCCCGCGCGGACGCCATTGGTATGCGGGACACGCATTTCAGCAATCCGCACGGTCTGCCGACGGACAACCACTACTCGTCGGCCTATGACCTGGCCATGTTGCTGCGCGAGGCGGCCATGCAACCGGAGTGGAACCAGATTGCCGAGACGAAGTGGAAGCGGATTCCTGGGTTCGGGAAAGTCGACGGCCGGACGCTGAAAAACCACAACAAGCTGCTCTGGAACTATCCCTACGCCACGGGCGGCAAGACCGGTTTCACCAACGCCGCCGGGCGTTGCTTCGTCGGGTCCGCCAAGCGCGGCTCCAGGCGAGTGATCCAGGCCTCGTTGGCCTCCTCGGACCTCTGGCGGGACACCCAGTCGCTGCTGCAGTATGGCCTGGACAACTTTGAAAACGTGGCCGTCGCCAAAGAGGGGGAAATTGTCGGCACGGTTCCCATCCAAGCGGGCAGCAGCCGGATGGTCGAGGTGATTGCGCCACGGGACGTGACGGTGAGCCTCCCCAAAGGCCATTTCGACCGCACGGCGCTTCAGCAGGTCTGGCAACTGCCGGATGAACTGGTCGCGCCGGTGAATCAGCGGCAACCCGTGGGTCAGCTGATTGTGCGGCAGGGCGAGCGAGTCCTCCAGACGGTTCCTCTGGTGGCGGCCTCCGCCGTACCGATCGCCGCATCTCCCTGGGAACTCCTCTCTTCGTGGTTCTTCCCGGGCATGGTCACGGCCTCGCTGCTCTCGCTTATGCGGCTCAAAGGCCTCCGCCGGCGTCGCTTGAATGCGTCGCTGGACAAGCTGCCCAAGGCAGCGGGGAACAAGCGCAACCCCCTCGCGCGCGAGTCGTTCCCACGCGCCTCCTGA
- a CDS encoding GNAT family N-acetyltransferase yields MNTTFIYGKPLNEREVGDYHRILTQAFGWPSDPQLNPAAEEGLPNLRLLRKSARVIGGLSFQACRQYFGGRPVSMAGVRLVAIAPDMRGQGAASTLMEAAVREQRERGWLLSTLFPEMRQLYRKAGYEVAGESTRWQVPLDETLPVERHINLKPFDLGNAAGMSAMRQLYEAHAQRTDGWLERSDWYWARIFRELPQEGAGKRLYSFLLEGGQGPEGYLIYSQPQVPGHPPMIRVRDWVAVTAAARRRLLGFFREQRATCAVAELLAGPQEPVMLMRDRAHSAIAQTHPWMLRLIDVQGALEARGYPPGLSAELHLGVKDPLLAENERPLVLTIEAGRGAVRIGGEARVVMDVRGLAALYSGYLSPYAVRGLGLLEGADVDLAKLAAAFAGPIPWMPERF; encoded by the coding sequence ATGAACACGACCTTCATCTATGGAAAGCCGCTCAATGAGCGGGAAGTGGGGGATTATCACCGCATCCTCACCCAGGCCTTTGGCTGGCCCTCCGACCCCCAGTTGAATCCGGCGGCCGAGGAAGGCCTCCCCAACCTTCGTCTGCTGCGCAAGTCTGCGCGGGTGATCGGGGGCCTCTCCTTCCAGGCCTGCCGCCAATATTTCGGCGGGCGTCCCGTTTCGATGGCCGGGGTGCGGCTCGTGGCGATCGCCCCGGATATGCGGGGGCAAGGGGCCGCTTCCACGCTGATGGAAGCGGCCGTGCGAGAGCAGCGCGAGCGCGGCTGGTTGCTGTCCACGCTGTTCCCTGAGATGCGACAACTGTATCGAAAGGCTGGCTACGAGGTGGCTGGGGAAAGCACGCGCTGGCAAGTTCCGCTTGATGAGACCTTACCGGTCGAGCGACACATCAACCTGAAGCCCTTCGACCTCGGCAATGCCGCCGGAATGTCCGCGATGCGTCAACTGTATGAGGCGCATGCTCAGCGAACGGATGGCTGGCTTGAGCGCAGCGACTGGTACTGGGCCCGGATATTCCGCGAATTGCCTCAGGAGGGGGCCGGCAAGCGCCTCTACTCATTTCTGCTGGAAGGGGGGCAAGGGCCGGAGGGCTATCTCATCTACAGTCAGCCTCAAGTGCCCGGGCACCCCCCCATGATCCGGGTGAGGGATTGGGTCGCGGTCACGGCCGCTGCGCGCCGCCGCTTGCTCGGTTTCTTTCGCGAGCAACGGGCCACCTGCGCCGTGGCGGAACTTCTGGCGGGGCCGCAAGAACCCGTGATGCTGATGCGGGACCGGGCGCATTCGGCGATCGCGCAGACTCACCCGTGGATGCTGCGCCTGATTGACGTCCAGGGGGCGCTGGAGGCCAGGGGATATCCTCCGGGGCTTTCCGCGGAGTTGCACCTGGGGGTCAAAGACCCCTTGCTGGCGGAGAATGAGCGCCCCTTGGTGTTGACGATCGAGGCGGGGCGCGGAGCGGTCCGCATCGGGGGGGAGGCGCGCGTGGTGATGGACGTGCGGGGGCTCGCGGCGCTCTACAGTGGCTATCTTTCTCCCTACGCCGTGCGGGGCCTCGGATTGCTCGAGGGGGCGGATGTGGACCTGGCCAAGCTGGCGGCCGCCTTCGCGGGCCCCATTCCCTGGATGCCCGAGCGGTTTTGA
- a CDS encoding cyclase family protein, with protein MRFETPWLDVTRPLGAATFVFPGDPPVQLHPHATLDSHGCHVTGLSMGSHSGTHVDAPAHFVRGGATLSEVPLGRWNGPVWVLEIPASATIDEADLALAWPRAGAPERVLLNTRTTALAHPSSGLNLRAAVWLLERGVRLVGIDTPSIECDDTGLFPVHHALLGADCLIIEGLDLRGIAAGPYGMVCMPLKLDAPDGAPARVALQPL; from the coding sequence ATGAGGTTTGAGACTCCCTGGCTCGATGTGACCCGCCCCCTCGGGGCCGCAACCTTCGTCTTTCCCGGCGATCCGCCTGTTCAGCTACATCCCCACGCCACCCTGGATTCCCACGGCTGCCACGTCACGGGGCTGTCGATGGGGTCACACAGTGGCACGCACGTGGACGCGCCGGCGCACTTCGTGCGGGGCGGCGCCACCCTCTCGGAGGTGCCCCTGGGCCGCTGGAATGGCCCCGTGTGGGTGCTGGAGATTCCAGCTTCCGCCACCATCGACGAGGCGGACCTGGCACTGGCCTGGCCGCGCGCGGGGGCGCCGGAACGGGTCCTTCTGAACACCCGGACCACCGCGCTGGCCCATCCTTCCAGCGGCTTGAACCTGCGTGCGGCGGTCTGGTTGCTCGAGCGAGGGGTGCGCCTGGTGGGCATCGACACACCCTCGATTGAATGCGACGACACCGGTCTTTTTCCTGTCCATCACGCCCTGCTCGGAGCAGATTGTCTGATCATCGAAGGACTCGACCTGCGGGGCATCGCGGCCGGGCCCTACGGGATGGTCTGTATGCCCCTCAAGCTCGATGCTCCCGACGGTGCGCCGGCGCGCGTGGCGTTACAGCCTCTATGA